A DNA window from Danio aesculapii chromosome 14, fDanAes4.1, whole genome shotgun sequence contains the following coding sequences:
- the rnf145a gene encoding RING finger protein 145 — MAVKERVEAVLNVGLRVPSIMLLEVLYRWDVSSFFQKIQRSSLNNNPLFQYKYLALYLHYVGYILSLVLLTLPRQHLVQLYLYVLTALLLFAGHQISRDYVRSELESGYEGPLYLEPLSINRFTTALLCQLVVCTLCSCVMQTKRIWLFSAHLLPLVARLCLVPLETIVFVNRFAMIFTGLEVIYFLASNLLVPFNLAKTAYRELAQVVEVYGLLALGMSLWNQLVLPVLFMCFWLVLFALQIYTYFSTRDQPTSRERLLFLFLTSIAECCCTPYSLLGLVFTVSFVALGVLTLCKFYLQGYRAFMNDNTMHRGMTEGITLLILAVQTGLIELQVIHRAFLLSIILFIVVASILQSMLEIADPIVLALGASRDKSLWKHFRAVSLCLFLLVFPAYMSYMICQFFHMDFWLLIIISSSILTSLQVLGTLLIYVLFMVEELRKAPVENMDDVIYWVNGTYRLLEFLVALCVVAYGVSETVFGEWTVMGSTIVLIHSYYNVWLRAQLGWQSFLLRRDAVNKIKSLPTASLQQLQQHNDICSICYQDMTSAVITPCSHLFHAGCLKKWLYVQETCPLCHNQLKGSSQLGSSSQDVPPQDTPAQPEEHQDPSEPADSESNLQDLQQDDSSSRAPASELRARLKQQTDPPACSSS, encoded by the exons ATGGCTGTGAAGGAGCGGGTGGAGGCGGTGCTGAATGTGGGCCTGCGGGTCCCCAGTATCATGTTGCTTGAGGTGCTGTACCGCTGGGATGTCAGCTCCTTTTTCCAGAAGATCCAGAGGAGCAGCCTCAACAACAACCCCCTCTTCCAGTACAAGTACCTGGCCCTCTACCTTCACTATGTGG GCTACATTCTGAGTCTGGTTCTGCTCACTCTGCCCCGACAGCACCTGGTGCAGCTCTACCTGTACGTGCTCACTGCCTTGCTGCTGTTTGCCGGACACCAGATCTCCAG GGACTATGTGCGCAGTGAGCTGGAGTCTGGCTACGAGGGCCCGCTGTACCTGGAGCCTCTCTCTATCAACCGTTTCACTACTGCGCTCCTCT GCCAGCTGGTGGTGTGTACCTTATGCTCCTGTGTGATGCAGACCAAACGCATTTGGCTCTTCTCTGCGCACTTGCTCCCTCTGGTGGCCCGGCTGTGCCTAGTCCCACTGGAGACCATTGTTTTCGTCAATCGCTTTGCCATGATTTTCACAGGCTTGGAAGTCATCTACTTTTTGGCCTCCAATCTGCTGGTGCCATTTAATCTGGCCAAGACTGCATACAGAGAGCTTGCACAG GTGGTGGAGGTTTATGGGCTGCTGGCTCTGGGTATGTCTCTCTGGAATCAGCTGGTTTTGCCGGTGTTGTTCATGTGTTTCTGGCTGGTTCTGTTTGCTCTGCAAATCTACACATACTTCAGCACTCGAGACCAGCCTACGTCTAGAGAGAGGCTGCTCTTCCTTTTCCTCACCAG TATTGCAGAGTGCTGCTGTACTCCATACTCTCTGCTGGGTCTGGTCTTCACAGTGTCTTTTGTTGCATTGGGAGTGCTCACTCTTTGCAAGTTCTACCTGCAGGGTTACAGAGCTTTCATGAATGACAACACCATGCACAG aggcATGACGGAGGGAATCACTCTTTTGATTCTGGCTGTTCAGACGGGACTCATTGAGTTGCAGGTCATCCACAGAGCCTTCCTCCTCAGCATCATCCTCTTCATTGTGGTGGCCTCCATTCTGCAGTCCATGCTGGAGATTGCTGATCCCATAGTGCTGGCACTGGGAGCCTCCAGAGACAA GAGTTTGTGGAAGCACTTCCGTGCGGTCAGCCTGTGCTTGTTCTTGCTGGTGTTTCCGGCCTACATGTCCTACATGATCTGTCAGTTCTTCCACATGGACTTCTGGCTGTTGATCATCATCTCGTCCAGCATTCTGACCTCTCTACAG GTTCTGGGCACGCTGCTGATCTACGTGCTCTTTATGGTGGAGGAGCTGCGCAAGGCTCCGGTGGAGAACATGGACGATGTGATCTACTGGGTAAATGGCACCTACAGACTGCTGGAGTTCCTGGTGGCTCTGTGCGTGGTGGCATACGGCGTATCCGAGACTGTGTTTGGCGAGTGGACCGTCATGGGCTCCACCATCGTCCTCATCCACTCGTACTATAACGTGTGGCTGAGGGCTCAGCTGGGCTGGCAGAGCTTCTTACTCCGCAGAGACGCTGTCAACAAGATCAAGAGCCTGCCTACAGCTTCTCTCCAACAGCTCCAGCAACACAATGACATCTGCTCCATCTGCTACCAG GACATGACGTCAGCAGTGATCACTCCTTGCAGCCACCTCTTCCACGCCGGCTGTTTGAAGAAGTGGTTATACGTCCAGGAAACCTGTCCTCTGTGCCATAACCAGCTGAAAGGCTCATCGCAGCTGGGCTCTTCATCACAGGACGTCCCACCGCAAGACACCCCAGCTCAACCAGAAGAGCACCAGGATCCTTCAGAGCCCGCAGACTCAGAGTCAAACCTCCAGGATCTCCAGCAAGACGACAGCAGCAGTCGAGCCCCAGCATCAGAGCTCAGGGCTAGGCTAAAACAACAAACCGATCCTCCTGCCTGCTCCTCCTCCTAA